Part of the bacterium genome, ATCGTCGTGGCTCCGACACTGCTCGGCAATCCACTCCCGATCGCGATCTGCCGGGCGATGTTCTGGCCGAGGCCTGCCGAAACCACATTGCCCATGTAGACTTCATCGACGTCGCTCAAGTCAGGGAGGGCGGCGCGCTCAACCGCGGCGCGCACGGCGGTGGCGCCCAGGTCTGCGGCGGACACCTCGCCCAGTGCTCCCTGTACGATCGCCACCGGTGTCCGCGCAGCACTCAAAATGACCGCATCGTGTGCGACACCCGGCGTCATATCGATACCCTCGAATTACCGCGGAACGATTGCTTGCATCAGCCTTTTCCGTGAGGTCATCGGGGAGTCCTGCGGCGCGAAGGCCCCAAGGGCGCATCCGCGTATATCGACGAACCGGTCGCTCGAAACGCGCCGCCGGCTACCTTCCCGGCCGCCCTACCGTCACGCGGGCCTTTGACACCGCTCCTCCGAGCCGCACCACGATCGTCCCAGTCCCCGGCCGGCCACCGGCGACGAACTCTCCACCAGCTGAGACGACGCCCAACCAACGGGGGGTCACGGTCCAGGAGGCGGCGTGATCCGGCAGGATGACAAGATACCCGTCTGTATCGATTCCCTGCAGGCTCAGCGAGCGCT contains:
- a CDS encoding acetyl-CoA C-acyltransferase, producing MTPGVAHDAVILSAARTPVAIVQGALGEVSAADLGATAVRAAVERAALPDLSDVDEVYMGNVVSAGLGQNIARQIAIGSGLPSSVGATTINKVCGASLKAVVLAAQAIRAGDGNLLVVGGVESMSRTPHLVDGRMNQLRFGNT